GTTGAAGGTGATGCGCGCGATGCCCTCCTGGACGGAGTAGAGCAGGTCTTCGTTCGTCGTCGCAGGTAGGTTCATCGCGCGCTCACTTTTTCTTCCAATTAGTTCAGGCCACTTGAGCCTGGGCCATCGGCACCGCGTCGCGGCCCTTCAGGACGTCCATGGCCGCCAAAACGCCGCCGCTCCGGTGCGGGATCTTGGCGAGATCGAGACCCATCTCGACGCCGGCGAGCGTGCCCATCAGCATCAGATCGTTGAAATGGCCGATATGGCCGATGCGGAACACCTTGCCCTTGACCTTGTTCAGGCCGGTGCCGAGCGACATGTCGAAGTTTTCGAGCACCACCTTGCGGAAGGCGTCGGCGTCGTGACCGTCAGGCACGCGCACGCCGGTCAGCGCCGGCGAATGCGCGGCAGGATCGGCACATTGCGTCTCCAGGCCCCAGACCTTGACCGCGGCGCGCGTCGCGGCGCTGTGGCGCTTGTGCCGGGACCAGACGTTCTCCAGCCCCTCCTCTTCCAGCATCTTCACGGCTTCGCGCAGGCCGTAGAGCAAATTGGTGGCGGGCGTGTAGGGGAAGGTGCCGAGCTTGTTGAAGCTGATGACCTCCTGCCAGTCCCAGTAGGAGCGCATGCCGGGGTTGGCTTTCGCCACATTGAGCGCCTTCTCCGAGACAGCGTTGAAGCCGAGACCGGGCGGCAGCATCAGGCCTTTCTGGGAGCCTGCGACGGAGACGTCGATGCCCCAGGCGTCGTGCTCGTATTCCATCGAGCCGAGACCGGAGATGGTGTCGACCATCAAGAGCGCCGGATGCTTGACGCGGTCGAGCAGCTTGCGCACCTCCAGCGGCGGGGTCACGCAGCCGGTCGAGGTCTCGTTATGGACGACGCAGACCGCCTTGATCGCATGCTGCTTGTCGGCGGCGAGGTGCTTCTCGATCTCGGCGAGGTCGGCGCCGTGCCGCCAGTCGCTCGGGATGAAGTCGACGTCGAGCTTGAACTTGTCGGCGATGCCGCGCCACAGCACGGCGAACTGGCCCGTCTCGCACATCAGGACCTTGTCGCCGGGCGCGAACACGTTGACCATCGCCGCTTCCCAGGCGCCGGTGCCGGACGAGGGGAAGATGATTACCGGCTGCTTGGTGCGGAACACGCGCTGCATCGCGGCGAGGACCGCGAAACCGAGCTCGGCGAATTCAGGACCACGATGGTCCAGCGTCGGCATGTCCATCGCCCGCAGCACGCGGTCGGGCACATTGGTCGGTCCTGGAATCTGTAGGAAATGCCTTCCAGTATGCACGGTCATCGGCGTCCTTCCCGGTCTCATCTTGGTTTGGTGGGCGCCGAATAGCACCATTTGACCGGCTTGTCCCCTCTCGAAAGGCTCCGTCCGTGCATGGCGGACCGGCCTGCCTTCGCCTGCCATCCCGTCCATCGCGACCATCCCTTACGTGCCGACGATCTTCAGATGCGGCGAGGCATTGCCCTGCGGGCGCTGCTCCAGCAGCTTCATCGCGACGTCGACCCCGCCGGCGCGGTGCGGCACGCCGGCGACCGACAGGCCCATCTCGACGCCCGTGAGGGCGCCGAGCAGCGTGAGCGCGTTGCATTCGCCGAGATGGCCGATGCGGAAGACTTTTCCCGCGACCTTCGACAGGCCCGAGCCGAGCGACATGTTGTAATTGTCGAGCACCACTTTCCGGAACTGGTCGGCGTCATGCCCCGGCGGCATCAGCACCGCGGTGAGCACCGGAGAATACTCGGCCGGCTCCTGGCACAGGATCTCCAGGCCCCAATGGTTGACGGCGGCCCGGGTCGCGGCCGCGAGCCGCTCATGCCTTGCGAAGACGTTGTCGAGCCCCTCCTCCAGCAGCATCGCGATCGCCTCGCGCAGGCCGTAGAGCAGATTGGTCGCGGGCGTATAGGGGAAGAAGCCCTTGGCGTTGGGCTTGAGCATCTCCTCCCAGTCGAAATAGGAGCGCGGCATCCTGTTGGTCTTGGACGCCGCCAGCGCCTTCTCCGAGATCGCATTGAAGCCGAGACCGGGCGGCAGCATGAAACCCTTCTGCGAGCAGCTGACGCTGACGTCGACCTTCCATTCGTCGTGGCGGTAGTCGACCGAGCCGAGCGAGGAGATGGTGTCGACCATCAGCAGCGCGGGATGATCCGCGCGATCGATCGCGGCGCGGATCTCTGCGATGCGGCTGGTCGCGCCGGTCGAGGTCTCGTTATGCACGACCATCACGGCCTTGATGGCGTGCGCGGTGTCGGCGGCGAGCCTGGCCTCGATCACGGCCGGATCGGCGCCGCGGCGCCAATCGCCCGGAACGAAATCGACCTCGATGCCGAAGCGGCCGGCCATCTGCCGCCACATCGTAGCGAAATGGCCGGTCTCGACCATCAGCACCTTGTCGCCCGGCGAGAGCGTATTGACGATGGCGGCCTCCCAGGCCCCCGTCCCGGAGGAGGGGAAGATCACGACCGGGGCTTTGGTCTGGAAGATCTTCTGGCTGCCTTCGAGCACGGTACGGCCGAGCTCGCCGAATTCGGCGCTGCGGTGGTCGATGACGGGCATGTCCATGGCCCGCAGGACGCGCTCGGGGATCGGGCTCGGACCCGGAATCTGGAGGAAATGACGTCCCTGATGCATGAAGCCCTCCCAGTCGAAGTTCTGACCGGCTTTTGGAGTGCTATTTTGCATTCATTTTTTGTCCTTTCAATCGAAATTTGGTATTCGATTGTCATCGTCGACGCGACCAGACGGGCAAATTACTGTGCTGCAAATGAAATCCACGATTCCCGACAGCGGGGTTCCGATCGCCTCGCCCGCCGCAAATGGCCGCGACCGCCAGGACGCCTCGCTGCATGGTGAGATCCTGCTGCGGCTGCGCGACTACGTGGTCGAGGGCAACATCCCGGAAGGCGCCCGCGTTCCCGAGCGACAGCTGTGTGAGATGCTCGGCATTTCCCGCACGCCGCTGCGCGAAGCGCTCAAGGTCCTGGCCGCCGAGGGCCTGATCGAGCTATTGCCCAACCGCGGCGCGCGCGTGCGCCAGCTCAGCCAGCACGACCTCGAGGAGCTGTTCGATGTGATGGCCGGACTGGAGAGCCTGGCCGGGCGCCTCGCCTGTGAAGCCATTACGGATGCGGAAATCACCGCGATCGAGCAGCTGCATTACGAGATGTACGGCCATTACCTGCATCGCGACATGCACGGCTACTTCCTGGCCAACCAGCGCATCCACGAGAGCATCGTTGCGGCCGCCCGCAACGAGACCCTGAAGACGGCCTATGCCAATTTCGCCGGCCGGATCCGCCGCGTCCGCTACTCCGCCAATTTCGCCCGCAAGCGGCAGCGCTGGGCCGAGGCGATGCGCGAGCACGAGGCCATCCTCGATGCGCTGCGCCGCCGGGCCGCAAGCGAGCTCAGCGACATCCTGTTCCAGCACCTGCGCAACAAGCGCGCAGCTGCGATCGAGCACCTCGCCGAGCCCGAAGCGGGCGCGCCAGCCACGCCATGAGGCGCCCGGCTAGCTCATTTTGAATTCAGAATATAATCGACCACGAACCGCTATGAATAACACGGCAAGGCTGGACCAGCTCGCTGGATCGGTCCGGGATCAAGGATGACAAACGCCTCCTCGCTCGAACGGCGCCTGCGCGCGGAAACGACCGGCGACGTCCTGTTCG
This genomic stretch from Bradyrhizobium daqingense harbors:
- a CDS encoding pyridoxal-phosphate-dependent aminotransferase family protein, with protein sequence MTVHTGRHFLQIPGPTNVPDRVLRAMDMPTLDHRGPEFAELGFAVLAAMQRVFRTKQPVIIFPSSGTGAWEAAMVNVFAPGDKVLMCETGQFAVLWRGIADKFKLDVDFIPSDWRHGADLAEIEKHLAADKQHAIKAVCVVHNETSTGCVTPPLEVRKLLDRVKHPALLMVDTISGLGSMEYEHDAWGIDVSVAGSQKGLMLPPGLGFNAVSEKALNVAKANPGMRSYWDWQEVISFNKLGTFPYTPATNLLYGLREAVKMLEEEGLENVWSRHKRHSAATRAAVKVWGLETQCADPAAHSPALTGVRVPDGHDADAFRKVVLENFDMSLGTGLNKVKGKVFRIGHIGHFNDLMLMGTLAGVEMGLDLAKIPHRSGGVLAAMDVLKGRDAVPMAQAQVA
- a CDS encoding pyridoxal-phosphate-dependent aminotransferase family protein, whose amino-acid sequence is MHQGRHFLQIPGPSPIPERVLRAMDMPVIDHRSAEFGELGRTVLEGSQKIFQTKAPVVIFPSSGTGAWEAAIVNTLSPGDKVLMVETGHFATMWRQMAGRFGIEVDFVPGDWRRGADPAVIEARLAADTAHAIKAVMVVHNETSTGATSRIAEIRAAIDRADHPALLMVDTISSLGSVDYRHDEWKVDVSVSCSQKGFMLPPGLGFNAISEKALAASKTNRMPRSYFDWEEMLKPNAKGFFPYTPATNLLYGLREAIAMLLEEGLDNVFARHERLAAATRAAVNHWGLEILCQEPAEYSPVLTAVLMPPGHDADQFRKVVLDNYNMSLGSGLSKVAGKVFRIGHLGECNALTLLGALTGVEMGLSVAGVPHRAGGVDVAMKLLEQRPQGNASPHLKIVGT
- a CDS encoding GntR family transcriptional regulator; this translates as MKSTIPDSGVPIASPAANGRDRQDASLHGEILLRLRDYVVEGNIPEGARVPERQLCEMLGISRTPLREALKVLAAEGLIELLPNRGARVRQLSQHDLEELFDVMAGLESLAGRLACEAITDAEITAIEQLHYEMYGHYLHRDMHGYFLANQRIHESIVAAARNETLKTAYANFAGRIRRVRYSANFARKRQRWAEAMREHEAILDALRRRAASELSDILFQHLRNKRAAAIEHLAEPEAGAPATP